Proteins from one bacterium genomic window:
- a CDS encoding non-heme iron oxygenase ferredoxin subunit, giving the protein MSDRTIMWYPVAQLDELNQIQPKRVEADGEPFVLFRDGETVYCLRDVCSHAEVPLSGGVYDRRSKQVTCPQHGARFDIISGKALSMPAVTPVQAVPVQIVNGVIEIQVDDF; this is encoded by the coding sequence CCTGTCGCACAACTGGACGAACTGAATCAGATTCAACCGAAACGGGTCGAAGCCGACGGCGAACCGTTTGTATTATTTCGCGATGGCGAAACAGTATATTGTTTACGCGATGTTTGCAGCCATGCCGAGGTTCCGCTCTCCGGCGGCGTATACGACCGTCGCAGCAAGCAGGTGACTTGTCCGCAGCATGGCGCCCGGTTTGATATAATTTCCGGAAAAGCGTTGTCGATGCCGGCAGTAACTCCGGTGCAAGCAGTACCTGTGCAAATTGTAAACGGGGTAATCGAAATACAAGTGGATGATTTTTAA
- a CDS encoding SufS family cysteine desulfurase: MFTSTERQRIRDDFPILSRTLSNGMPLTYLDNAASTQKPRPVLNTVRNFLETSYSNIHRGVYSLSVEATDAYDEARKTIARFVNAKHATEIVFTRNATEAVNLVAYGFARKYLHPGDEIVLTELEHHANLIPWQQTCLATGAKIVPVAFEDDGSIDPAKVIEKFSPRTKLLAISGCSNVFGSLTNLAPILKEAKAQRITTLVDAAQLAPHYPVDVQALECDFLVVSGHKMVAPSGIGFLYGRREWLALMDPMLTGGDMIKEVWIDRATWAEIPNKFEAGTPNIEGAVALGEAAKYLQALGMPRIHEHCEALANDAADKLALIDGVMVLGSRNRSGVVSFLCNDVHPHDLASLLDQEGVAIREGHHCAQPLMRKLGVAATARASFYLYNTPEEVDVLVEAVEKSIRFFTGKLSLPVAKVV; encoded by the coding sequence ATGTTTACCTCCACCGAACGCCAACGCATCCGAGACGACTTCCCAATCCTTTCCCGAACATTATCGAATGGGATGCCGTTAACCTATCTGGATAACGCCGCATCCACCCAAAAGCCGCGACCGGTTCTCAATACTGTTCGCAACTTTCTCGAAACATCCTATTCCAATATCCATCGCGGCGTTTACTCCCTATCTGTTGAAGCAACCGATGCCTATGACGAAGCGCGGAAGACCATCGCCCGCTTTGTCAATGCGAAACATGCAACCGAGATCGTCTTTACCCGAAACGCCACCGAAGCAGTCAATCTGGTCGCGTACGGTTTTGCGAGAAAGTATCTCCATCCCGGCGATGAGATTGTCCTCACCGAGTTGGAACATCATGCAAACTTAATTCCGTGGCAACAGACGTGTCTTGCAACTGGCGCTAAGATTGTTCCGGTTGCGTTCGAGGACGACGGTTCGATCGATCCGGCAAAAGTCATCGAGAAGTTTTCACCGCGAACAAAACTGTTGGCAATCAGCGGGTGCTCCAATGTATTCGGCTCGTTAACGAACCTCGCTCCAATCTTGAAAGAAGCGAAAGCACAGCGGATTACCACATTGGTCGATGCCGCCCAACTGGCGCCTCATTACCCCGTTGATGTACAAGCATTGGAATGCGATTTCTTAGTCGTAAGCGGCCATAAAATGGTCGCGCCATCGGGTATTGGTTTTCTCTACGGTCGTCGCGAGTGGTTGGCGCTCATGGATCCGATGTTGACCGGCGGCGATATGATCAAGGAAGTTTGGATCGACCGGGCGACGTGGGCGGAAATTCCCAACAAGTTTGAAGCTGGTACCCCGAACATCGAAGGGGCGGTCGCGTTAGGCGAAGCGGCAAAGTATCTGCAAGCGCTTGGAATGCCGCGGATTCACGAACATTGCGAAGCGCTCGCGAACGACGCTGCCGACAAGTTAGCCCTCATCGATGGTGTGATGGTACTCGGCTCGCGAAATCGCAGCGGCGTGGTCAGTTTTCTCTGCAACGATGTTCACCCCCACGATCTGGCGAGTCTACTTGATCAAGAAGGGGTCGCTATTCGGGAGGGACACCATTGCGCTCAACCGTTGATGCGGAAACTGGGCGTAGCGGCAACGGCGCGCGCGTCGTTTTACTTGTATAACACGCCGGAAGAAGTCGACGTACTGGTAGAAGCGGTCGAAAAATCGATTCGTTTCTTTACGGGGAAACTCTCTTTGCCAGTCGCAAAAGTAGTTTAA